CCGACGCGGCCTGGCGCGGCACGGTCTGCCGGCCCGCGTTGAGCTCCTCTCCGGGGGGCGGACGGTCGAAGCGCACGATCGTCGAACAGTACCCGGCGCCGCGGTGGGTAGGGTCCCGTACATGAGCACCGAGACCGAGGCCGCACAGCGCTGGATCTGCGAGTCGTGCGGATTCATCTACGACCCCGAGGAGGGCGGCCTGCCCCAGCGCGTGGGCGAGCGGACCAAGGTGACCGTCGCCACCCTGGAGCCCGACCAGTACCCGCCGGAGGGCCAGGAGTTCTTCGAGGCCTACCACCAGGAGTACGGCGAGGAGGACCCCAACCCCTACGCGATCTACGGCTACGAGGCGGCGAGGCTGCTGCTCGACGTCCTCGAGCGGGCCGAGGACCCCACCGACCGCGCCGCGGTGATCGAGGCCCTCTTCAACACCAAGGACCGCGAGTCGGTGCTCGGCACCTACAGCATCGATGACAACGGTGACACGACGCTGACGAGCTACGGCGTCTACCGGATCGAGGACGGCCGGCTGGTCTTCGACCAGGAGGTCCAGGCCGGCGGAGAGGCCGAGCCCGGCGGAGCCGGCG
The sequence above is drawn from the Actinomycetota bacterium genome and encodes:
- a CDS encoding ABC transporter substrate-binding protein, with translation MSTETEAAQRWICESCGFIYDPEEGGLPQRVGERTKVTVATLEPDQYPPEGQEFFEAYHQEYGEEDPNPYAIYGYEAARLLLDVLERAEDPTDRAAVIEALFNTKDRESVLGTYSIDDNGDTTLTSYGVYRIEDGRLVFDQEVQAGGEAEPGGAGEPGAEEPGGAGEPGGEEPGGGTAPEGESPEE